TGGGGGTTGGTACACGCTAGAGGAATTCAAATACACTGCTCTTCATTTTAGTTAGCTTGTATATAAAACATATATAGAGTTTTACTTCATTAAAATCTAGTACAAGCTGCAATACCTCCGTTCTTCGATTCTTCATATATTTGTTGGTAATTTGCTGGATTGAAGTTTTTGACCAAACAGTTATTACTATACGATACGGCTTGCACAGTAGCTACTGAGAGAAATGAATAGTTACTTACAGTTTCCTCATCGAAAACTTTTCATTCAGTTTTCCTATTCCTTAACTTCAGTTTTTCGAAAATGCCAGAGCCGGACTTTTATGAATTCTCAATTTGCAAGTGCGAAACTCAGTAATTCTATAAAGAAGTACTTTGATGGACGAATTGATGAATCGATCAAGTATcaagaaatatttattcGGGGGCTGGAAAATAAAGGGAAACTCTCGAAGACATCTTTAGTTGAAGCGTTGGCTAGAGTTCGCGCAAAACCGGAAACTGTTCTTTACAAGGTGGCCGATCCAAACGAGAACAATAAATATCCTATATGTTCTATCATCAGCTACACAGAACTTAGCAAATTACGAGAAAATCAATCTTCTAGGTTACGTGAAGCTGAAAAATCGAAgcacaaaaataaaactcgTACTCGATATGTACTGTTTTCTTGGAGAACTGATGTGAATGATATCGAGAGAAAACTTAAAAGtgttaaagattttttacaaG
This region of Schizosaccharomyces pombe strain 972h- genome assembly, chromosome: II genomic DNA includes:
- the mti3 gene encoding mitochondrial translation initiation factor — translated: MNSYLQFPHRKLFIQFSYSLTSVFRKCQSRTFMNSQFASAKLSNSIKKYFDGRIDESIKYQEIFIRGLENKGKLSKTSLVEALARVRAKPETVLYKVADPNENNKYPICSIISYTELSKLRENQSSRLREAEKSKHKNKTRTRYVLFSWRTDVNDIERKLKSVKDFLQDGNIVEIHVQNKKRSQPVSQEVRDSILSKIQLEIEGLGKDMKPPIVNSHSATFLLQPLVSKSSEL